From a single Silene latifolia isolate original U9 population chromosome 6, ASM4854445v1, whole genome shotgun sequence genomic region:
- the LOC141586483 gene encoding uncharacterized protein LOC141586483 isoform X1, with product MAGGKGYMRETYQDTMTICRWCGYPDLFITFTCNPKWPEITRFVQKSNLRPEDRPDILTRLFKLKLEELMRDLKERHLFGRTRAVVYTIEFQKRGLPHAHILLFLHREDKFPEAADVDRIISAEIPDPTESPALYEAVKNSMIQGSCGDLNPDCPCMIDGKCSKKFPKKFNERTTIDGDGYHVYKRRENGPTIEKDGKTIHNGYVVPYNVDLLLKYRAHINVEWCNQARSIKYLFKYINKGYDRVTVSATRSNNGSQDPNQIDQIQQ from the exons ATGGCAG GTGGTAAAGGTTACATGAGGGAAACATATCAGGATACAATGACCATATGTAGGTGGTGTGGGTATCCTGATTTATTTATTACGTTCACATGCAATCCAAAATGGCCTGAAATAACTAGGTTTGTTCAAAAAAGCAATTTGCGGCCAGAGGACAGGCCTGATATACTTACTCGACTATTTAAGTTGAAACTCGAAGAGCTAATGAGGGACTTAAAAGAGCGACATCTTTTTGGACGGACAAGGGCAG TTGTCTATACTATTGAGTTCCAAAAACGTGGCCTCCCTCATGCTCATATTTTGCTTTTTTTACACCGAGAGGACAAGTTTCCCGAAGCCGCTGACGTGGACCGGATTATAAGTGCTGAAATCCCAGATCCTACGGAAAGCCCAGCTCTATATGAAGCAGTGAAAAATAGTATGATTCAGGGTTCATGTGGAGATCTTAACCCAGATTGTCCATGCATGATTGACGGAAAATGCTCGAAAAAATTTCCAAAGAAGTTTAATGAAAGAACAACGATCGACGGTGATGGTTATCATGTTTATAAGAGACGAGAAAACGGACCGACAATTGAGAAAGATGGAAAAACAATTCATAACGGATATGTTGTTCCTTACAATGTAGATTTGTTGTTGAAATATCGGGCTCACATTAATGTTGAATGGTGCAATCAGGCAAGATCAATCAAATACTTATTCAAGTACATTAATAAAGGATATGACCGTGTCACCGTTAGTGCAACTCGCAGCAACAATG GTAGTCAGGACCCAAATCAGATTGATCAAATACAACAGTGA
- the LOC141586483 gene encoding uncharacterized protein LOC141586483 isoform X4 yields MSGSNSEQPPRKRSRRKNKEDGKENLEFSRATPQTILIRSINTPKSGTPTLPLQDLTNQQMPCHASSQTNKGKAPLYQSQSQSQSQSGSPFFPLSGITTNCHIQSYSTTQSRKGKTTLYQSNSGTPTLPLHDLTNTQLPRHASIKPDKGKAPLYQSQPQNVNDFTQSYQSHPDNTQQLQLANSINNFWRGKDL; encoded by the exons ATGTCTGGATCAAATTCTGAACAACCACCAAGGAAGAGGAGTAGAAGAAAAAACAAAGAGGATGGAAAAG AAAACTTGGAATTTTCAAGAGCAACTCCTCAAACAATCCTTATACGTTCTATAAACACCCCCAAATCAG GTACTCCTACTTTACCTCTACAAGACTTAACAAACCAACAAATGCCATGCCATGCTTCAAGTCAAACAAATAAGGGTAAAGCACCACTCTACCAGtctcaatctcaatctcaatctcaatctG GTAGTCCATTTTTCCCGCTTAGTGGGATAACAACAAACTGTCATATTCAAAGTTACTCAACTACACAATCAAGGAAGGGTAAAACAACTCTTTACCAATCTAATTCAG GTACTCCAACTCTACCTTTACATGACTTAACAAACACACAATTGCCAAGGCATGCCTCAATTAAACCTGATAAGGGTAAAGCACCACTTTACCAATCTCAACCTCAAAATG TGAATGATTTTACGCAATCATATCAATCACATCCAGATAATACCCAACAACTACAATTGGCTAATTCTATAAACAATTTCTGGAGAGGTAAAGATCTTTGA
- the LOC141586483 gene encoding uncharacterized protein LOC141586483 isoform X6 produces MSGSNSEQPPRKRSRRKNKEDGKENLEFSRATPQTILIRSINTPKSGTPTLPLQDLTNQQMPCHASSQTNKGKAPLYQSQSQSQSQSGSPFFPLSGITTNCHIQSYSTTQSRKGKTTLYQSNSATLLGTPTLPLHDLTNTQLPRHASIKPDKGKAPLYQSQPQNDNTQQLQLANSINNFWRD; encoded by the exons ATGTCTGGATCAAATTCTGAACAACCACCAAGGAAGAGGAGTAGAAGAAAAAACAAAGAGGATGGAAAAG AAAACTTGGAATTTTCAAGAGCAACTCCTCAAACAATCCTTATACGTTCTATAAACACCCCCAAATCAG GTACTCCTACTTTACCTCTACAAGACTTAACAAACCAACAAATGCCATGCCATGCTTCAAGTCAAACAAATAAGGGTAAAGCACCACTCTACCAGtctcaatctcaatctcaatctcaatctG GTAGTCCATTTTTCCCGCTTAGTGGGATAACAACAAACTGTCATATTCAAAGTTACTCAACTACACAATCAAGGAAGGGTAAAACAACTCTTTACCAATCTAATTCAG CAACATTATTAGGTACTCCAACTCTACCTTTACATGACTTAACAAACACACAATTGCCAAGGCATGCCTCAATTAAACCTGATAAGGGTAAAGCACCACTTTACCAATCTCAACCTCAAAATG ATAATACCCAACAACTACAATTGGCTAATTCTATAAACAATTTCTGGAGAG ATTAA
- the LOC141586483 gene encoding uncharacterized protein LOC141586483 isoform X5, translating into MSGSNSEQPPRKRSRRKNKEDGKENLEFSRATPQTILIRSINTPKSGTPTLPLQDLTNQQMPCHASSQTNKGKAPLYQSQSQSQSQSGSPFFPLSGITTNCHIQSYSTTQSRKGKTTLYQSNSATLLGTPTLPLHDLTNTQLPRHASIKPDKGKAPLYQSQPQNDNTQQLQLANSINNFWRGKDL; encoded by the exons ATGTCTGGATCAAATTCTGAACAACCACCAAGGAAGAGGAGTAGAAGAAAAAACAAAGAGGATGGAAAAG AAAACTTGGAATTTTCAAGAGCAACTCCTCAAACAATCCTTATACGTTCTATAAACACCCCCAAATCAG GTACTCCTACTTTACCTCTACAAGACTTAACAAACCAACAAATGCCATGCCATGCTTCAAGTCAAACAAATAAGGGTAAAGCACCACTCTACCAGtctcaatctcaatctcaatctcaatctG GTAGTCCATTTTTCCCGCTTAGTGGGATAACAACAAACTGTCATATTCAAAGTTACTCAACTACACAATCAAGGAAGGGTAAAACAACTCTTTACCAATCTAATTCAG CAACATTATTAGGTACTCCAACTCTACCTTTACATGACTTAACAAACACACAATTGCCAAGGCATGCCTCAATTAAACCTGATAAGGGTAAAGCACCACTTTACCAATCTCAACCTCAAAATG ATAATACCCAACAACTACAATTGGCTAATTCTATAAACAATTTCTGGAGAGGTAAAGATCTTTGA
- the LOC141586483 gene encoding uncharacterized protein LOC141586483 isoform X3, with protein sequence MSGSNSEQPPRKRSRRKNKEDGKENLEFSRATPQTILIRSINTPKSGTPTLPLQDLTNQQMPCHASSQTNKGKAPLYQSQSQSQSQSGSPFFPLSGITTNCHIQSYSTTQSRKGKTTLYQSNSATLLGTPTLPLHDLTNTQLPRHASIKPDKGKAPLYQSQPQNVNDFTQSYQSHPDNTQQLQLANSINNFWRD encoded by the exons ATGTCTGGATCAAATTCTGAACAACCACCAAGGAAGAGGAGTAGAAGAAAAAACAAAGAGGATGGAAAAG AAAACTTGGAATTTTCAAGAGCAACTCCTCAAACAATCCTTATACGTTCTATAAACACCCCCAAATCAG GTACTCCTACTTTACCTCTACAAGACTTAACAAACCAACAAATGCCATGCCATGCTTCAAGTCAAACAAATAAGGGTAAAGCACCACTCTACCAGtctcaatctcaatctcaatctcaatctG GTAGTCCATTTTTCCCGCTTAGTGGGATAACAACAAACTGTCATATTCAAAGTTACTCAACTACACAATCAAGGAAGGGTAAAACAACTCTTTACCAATCTAATTCAG CAACATTATTAGGTACTCCAACTCTACCTTTACATGACTTAACAAACACACAATTGCCAAGGCATGCCTCAATTAAACCTGATAAGGGTAAAGCACCACTTTACCAATCTCAACCTCAAAATG TGAATGATTTTACGCAATCATATCAATCACATCCAGATAATACCCAACAACTACAATTGGCTAATTCTATAAACAATTTCTGGAGAG ATTAA
- the LOC141586483 gene encoding uncharacterized protein LOC141586483 isoform X7: protein MSGSNSEQPPRKRSRRKNKEDGKENLEFSRATPQTILIRSINTPKSGTPTLPLQDLTNQQMPCHASSQTNKGSPFFPLSGITTNCHIQSYSTTQSRKGKTTLYQSNSATLLGTPTLPLHDLTNTQLPRHASIKPDKGKAPLYQSQPQNVNDFTQSYQSHPDNTQQLQLANSINNFWRGKDL from the exons ATGTCTGGATCAAATTCTGAACAACCACCAAGGAAGAGGAGTAGAAGAAAAAACAAAGAGGATGGAAAAG AAAACTTGGAATTTTCAAGAGCAACTCCTCAAACAATCCTTATACGTTCTATAAACACCCCCAAATCAG GTACTCCTACTTTACCTCTACAAGACTTAACAAACCAACAAATGCCATGCCATGCTTCAAGTCAAACAAATAAGG GTAGTCCATTTTTCCCGCTTAGTGGGATAACAACAAACTGTCATATTCAAAGTTACTCAACTACACAATCAAGGAAGGGTAAAACAACTCTTTACCAATCTAATTCAG CAACATTATTAGGTACTCCAACTCTACCTTTACATGACTTAACAAACACACAATTGCCAAGGCATGCCTCAATTAAACCTGATAAGGGTAAAGCACCACTTTACCAATCTCAACCTCAAAATG TGAATGATTTTACGCAATCATATCAATCACATCCAGATAATACCCAACAACTACAATTGGCTAATTCTATAAACAATTTCTGGAGAGGTAAAGATCTTTGA
- the LOC141586483 gene encoding uncharacterized protein LOC141586483 isoform X2, whose protein sequence is MSGSNSEQPPRKRSRRKNKEDGKENLEFSRATPQTILIRSINTPKSGTPTLPLQDLTNQQMPCHASSQTNKGKAPLYQSQSQSQSQSGSPFFPLSGITTNCHIQSYSTTQSRKGKTTLYQSNSATLLGTPTLPLHDLTNTQLPRHASIKPDKGKAPLYQSQPQNVNDFTQSYQSHPDNTQQLQLANSINNFWRGKDL, encoded by the exons ATGTCTGGATCAAATTCTGAACAACCACCAAGGAAGAGGAGTAGAAGAAAAAACAAAGAGGATGGAAAAG AAAACTTGGAATTTTCAAGAGCAACTCCTCAAACAATCCTTATACGTTCTATAAACACCCCCAAATCAG GTACTCCTACTTTACCTCTACAAGACTTAACAAACCAACAAATGCCATGCCATGCTTCAAGTCAAACAAATAAGGGTAAAGCACCACTCTACCAGtctcaatctcaatctcaatctcaatctG GTAGTCCATTTTTCCCGCTTAGTGGGATAACAACAAACTGTCATATTCAAAGTTACTCAACTACACAATCAAGGAAGGGTAAAACAACTCTTTACCAATCTAATTCAG CAACATTATTAGGTACTCCAACTCTACCTTTACATGACTTAACAAACACACAATTGCCAAGGCATGCCTCAATTAAACCTGATAAGGGTAAAGCACCACTTTACCAATCTCAACCTCAAAATG TGAATGATTTTACGCAATCATATCAATCACATCCAGATAATACCCAACAACTACAATTGGCTAATTCTATAAACAATTTCTGGAGAGGTAAAGATCTTTGA
- the LOC141586483 gene encoding uncharacterized protein LOC141586483 isoform X8 yields the protein MSGSNSEQPPRKRSRRKNKEDGKENLEFSRATPQTILIRSINTPKSGTPTLPLQDLTNQQMPCHASSQTNKGKAPLYQSQSQSQSQSGSPFFPLSGITTNCHIQSYSTTQSRKGKTTLYQSNSATLLGTPTLPLHDLTNTQLPRHASIKPDKGKAPLYQSQPQNGGGFVEEEF from the exons ATGTCTGGATCAAATTCTGAACAACCACCAAGGAAGAGGAGTAGAAGAAAAAACAAAGAGGATGGAAAAG AAAACTTGGAATTTTCAAGAGCAACTCCTCAAACAATCCTTATACGTTCTATAAACACCCCCAAATCAG GTACTCCTACTTTACCTCTACAAGACTTAACAAACCAACAAATGCCATGCCATGCTTCAAGTCAAACAAATAAGGGTAAAGCACCACTCTACCAGtctcaatctcaatctcaatctcaatctG GTAGTCCATTTTTCCCGCTTAGTGGGATAACAACAAACTGTCATATTCAAAGTTACTCAACTACACAATCAAGGAAGGGTAAAACAACTCTTTACCAATCTAATTCAG CAACATTATTAGGTACTCCAACTCTACCTTTACATGACTTAACAAACACACAATTGCCAAGGCATGCCTCAATTAAACCTGATAAGGGTAAAGCACCACTTTACCAATCTCAACCTCAAAATG